In Pirellulales bacterium, the genomic stretch ATCGCCCCGCACCCTGACGACGCCGAACTGGGCATGGGTGGCTCCCTGCTGCGTTTCAAGGATCAGGGTTTGCGCGTGGGCGTGCTCGATTTAACCGATGGGGAGCCGACGCCATACGGCACGCCGGAACTGCGCGCGCGCGAAACCGCCGCCGCCACGGCCATTTTGCAGCTCGATTGGCGTGAAAATTTGGGGCTGCCCAACCGCAGTTTGGAAGCCACGCTGGAGGCCCGGCGAAAATTGGCCGAAGTGTTTCGCCGCACCAAACCGAAATGGCTGTTTGCGCCGTATTGGGTCGACGCCCATCCCGACCACGTAGCGGCCACGCAATTGGTGGAGGCGGCGCGGTTCTGGTCGAAGCTCACCAAAACCGACATATCGGGCGAGCCGTTTCATCCGGCTCGCATTTTTTATTACTGGTGCGTGCATTTGCGCATGATCGAGCCGCCCACGTTTGTGGTCGACATCAGCCCATACTGGGAGCGGAAGCGTGCCGCCCTGGAATGCTACGCCAGTCAGTTCATCACGGGGCGTCCACAGGAATCACCCACGTTTATCGATCGGGTGCGCGATCAAGCGGCTTACTGGGGCTGGTCGATCGGTACAAACTACGGCGAGCCTTTCTGGAGCCGCGAGCCGATTGGCGTGACATCGCTGCGCGATTTTGTGTGAACCCGCGGCCCAGGCCACGTTTTCGGCCAAACGGAAGCAGACACTTCGTCGGCTAAATGACGCAGCTCGAAATCCGGCATTTCGCCGTAACAGGGCAAGTTCACAATCAGGGGCAACATGGCCTCGGCCATGGTCGCGCGCAATTCGGGGCGATCAGCCGGCGGCGGAACCACGTACAAGCTGTGGGCCCGCGAAGCGTCAAAACCAGCGTTGAAGAGCCGCAGAATCAATCGATCCGGCTCGTCATGCAGCACCGGAAAGACCCAAAAACTGTGCTCTTTCGATCGCGAGCCGGTGCTGGGCACGGTGGGGGGCAAGAGCGACAACAATCGCTCGCCGCGCTGTGTGCGGCGCGCCAACGTGCGGCGGTTGAAAAAAGCGATGCGGCGATGCATGAGCGCCAACAGCGGCGCCGAAGGTTGCCGGCGGATGAGGGGCAGCAATTCCGGACCAGGAAAACCGCGCGTCAAACCGGTGACAAACCGTTCCGGGTCCTGACCTAGCAATCGCATGGTCCACACCAAAGCGGCGAACGGCAATCCGTACGACATCAATTTCATCAGGCCGTATTTGAAAACACGCTTGGCAAACGCTTCGCGCAATTGCAGGGGATATTCCGCTTCCAATTGCCGCATGCGCGACAGCACCTCCGCATCGCGCACGCACAGCAGTGCGCCCCCCAAGGCCGTGGCCGTTTTAATCGTTCCGAAGCTGAACATCGTGACATCGGCCTGCGGGTGCCCCGTATAATGCCGACCGGCAAACGCTTGGGCACAATCTTCAGCAACGAACAAACCATGTTGCCGGGCAACTTCCAAAATGGGTTCCAGCGGTTGCCGTGTGCCGAATAAGTGGGCGACCAAAATTGCCCTGGTACGGGGAGAAACGGCGCGCTCCAAACTTTCCCGATCGACCGATAAATCGTCCGGATCCACGTCGACGGGCACCGGTACGAGGCCGTGCGCTTCGATAATCCGGACCATGTCGGGAATGGTAATGGCCGATACCAGCACCTCGCTCCCCGGCGGCAGTGCCAGGGCTTTCAACCACAGATCGAAGCCGGTGCGCACCGAGAGGCAAGCGAAAGCATCACAGGCGGCGGACCACAGGTCTTCCAGATCGTCGGCCAATGCGGCCCGATTCCACTGCGTGAGGCAATCGCGCAGTGCGCTGCCCAAATCGGACCAACGAATATCTAACCGCTTACGAACCCACATTTTATTTCCTTACGGGTTCATGAATTGGGCGGGCGGCGGAATATATCTTTCGAATCGTCGCGGAAAGCAGTTTTCAAATCCTCCGCGAAAGCAACTTTCGTAACCGTCATTGTGTGCTAGCATTCCAAAACTTGCAACGGGAGGGGGCGAACGTTCGAAAGCCAAACCGCGACAGCCGCAAGAACTGTCGCTGACCTACCTCTGCGTGTTGACCTGTGACTTCGATACGGGCAACCCGGCCGCTGCCGCGGCAGTTACTTTGCCTAATTATTTTTCGGACTCGGCAGCCCCGCGTTGATAGCAAGGCTGCAGAGAAACCGTGCAGGATAAGAAAATTAGTTAGAGAAGACAAACCGATTTTGCCGATAACGCGGACGCACCCCGATGGCCGGTTTACAGCCGGGTTTCGGGACGGCGGGGGCAACCTCTTTCAGCCTGCGGTTATCTCATGATGCGTTTGGCGATAGCCATCGGCGTACTCATCTTAATTTGCGGTTGAGGCATTTTGCCGCAAAACGGTTAAGGAATTGTCAGACCGCGCTCCGTGTCCGCAGCTGACTAAGATGGCGGCGCTATCGCTCTTGGAACGTAGCGACGAGGCGGCGGGCGAAGTCCGGTCACTGGCATGTCCTTCTTCAGGGCCCATCATATCGGCCCCGATACCGGCTTGAACAGCACTTTGGAAAAATGATCCTATTCTCGCGATGATGCCCGAAAAGACGGCTGGCCGGGCAGCATGCAATGCAGCACCGGATTGATTCGCTTCCATTGCTACAACAGCATCGGCGGAATTCGGATGGCCGTTGTCCGCGCCGGCGAAAGCGGAGTGGTGTCTGGGTGGGCAACAAACCGATAAGAAGCAGTGGCGGCGGTGTCTCGATAGCAGCGGCCGACGGATCGACCGCACTGAGAGCAAGCACGCCGGGAAGCCAAATCGGGAGCCACGAACTGTGTCGCACGACATCAACGTACTGGCGCTGGTCAAGGGAAACGAACGGTACATTTTTCTGTACGACGACGCCAGTCGAGCTGAAGCGCTCCGCACGTTGGGACGCTATGCTTCGAACCCGGAATTGAGCTTCTCCTGGTACGATGCCGCGGTGCTGAGCCAGAAAATTCGTCAAAGCACCGCCGCAGCGCCCCACAAACCCGTGCGCCGCTTCGAACTGCCGCTGCCTACCGACGTCGACCGTGAAGAGTAAGCTGGGGGTAAGGCCTCTGCGCTTTGACCTGCCGCTGCTTGCCGCCAACAGCCTGCTGCGTCCATGCAAAACGCCATCGAACGCTTTTTGCAGTATCTGCGCGTCGAGCGAAACGCCTCCGAACTAACGATCAAAAGCTACCGCGAAGATTTGCAGTGCCTGGTGGCGTACCTCACTGAAACCGGGGGCCCCTGCCCAGCGCCCACGGCCATTAGCACGCTCGACCTGCGTGGTTACGTGGCCAGCCTGCACGAGGCGAATTTCGCCAAGACCACGATCGCGCGCCGATTGGCTTCGACACGGAGCTTTTTTCGGTTTGGGCAGCGCGAAGGCTGGTCGACGTCAAATCCCGCCAAGCCGCTGCGAAATCCGCGCAAGCCGCGCGACCTGCCGCACTTTTTGTCCAGCGACGAATTGAACCGACTGCTGGAAACGCCGCCCGCGAATCAACCATTTGGATTGCGCGATCGGGCGCTGCTGGAAACACTGTATTCCGCCGGGCTGCGCGTGAGCGAACTCGTGGGCCTGAACGACGACGATCTGGACGCAGCGGCCGGCGTGATTCGGGTTCGGGGCAAAGGGCGCAAAGAGCGGTTATCACCACTGGGATCATTCGCCGAAAAAGCGATTAGCCGTTGGATGAAGGTGCGGAAGCTGGAAGGGGCATTGGCTCGCCAGCCGCGGCGGCCCGTATTCACCAATAAATTCGGCCGCCGCTTGACGACACGGAGCGTAGGGCGGCTGTTGGAGAAGTATCTGAAAATGGCGGGGCTCGATCGCCGCACCACCCCGCACACTTTGCGGCACAGCTTCGCCACGCATTTGCTTGATCGGGGGGCCGATATCCGCAGCGTGCAGGAACTGCTGGGCCACAAAAGCCTGGCGACGACGCAAATTTACACGCACCTGAGCACCGCCGGCATCCGCAAGGCGTATGAAAAAGCGCATCCGCGGGCAAAATAGCGATTAGCAACTAACCCGGCGCAGAATGGTTGTCCGAGCTAGCCGCTAATCGCTAATTGCTTCTATTACACCAAGCTTTTGCGCACGGCCCACACCGCGGCCTGGGTGCGATCGGTCACGGCGATTTTACGTAGGATGTTTTGCACGTGTTCCTTGACGGTTTCCACGCTGATGCCCAACGAACGGCCGATTTCCTTATTGCTTAGCCCGAGTGCAATGTGCCGCAGCACTTGCAATTCGCGCTGGGTCAAAGGAATATCTTCGTCGTTACTGCTCTCGCGGGTGGCCATGGTGGCTTGCACGCGTCGCAACTCGCCGGTGCGTGTGGCGGGTTGGCCGGCGGCGGCCGAGTTAATGGCCGAAACCAACTCGCTCTTCGTGGAGCCCTTGAGAACATAATCGCAGGCGCCTTGGGCGACGGCTCGGGCCACGTACGTGGGGTTATCGTAAGTCGAAAGCATGACGACTCGTTGATCCGGACGGTCGCGCCGAATTCGCTCCAGGGCTTCCAATCCGTCGGAATCGGGCATGCGAATGTCCAACAAAACCACGTCAGGCTTGTGCTTTTTGGTCAGCTTGACCGCTTCATCGCCGCTTTTGGCTTCGGCGACGATTTTAATATCGGTGCCGCTCAACAAACTGGCCAAACCGCGCCGCACGACTTCGTGATCGTCTGCCACCAACACTTTAACACTCATGAAATCCTCCCGTGTGAAACCGAGCCAAACGCAACTCGCCACAAGCTGCATTCAACCGGCAAAAAAACCGCAGGCATCCGCCGCTTTTCGCGGGCTGTTCAATCATGAAACGGGACGCCTGATGCCCCTTTCAATACTTTTGGCCTCTGAAAGAATCTGCGTTGATAGTTCCTGTATTAACCGTTTTGGAAAGGGGTAGGCCCAACCCCTCTTCCTCCATCATAAGCAGGTAAAGGCATATTGAACAGCCTCTGGAGTGCATTTTGTAAGGATGCGGGAAACCGAAGTTCGCGAATACAACATTGCATATCACGGCATCAAACGCCAACTTTTTTGTTTGACAACGGATGCGGCTCGCAAGAACAAACAGCGCTTGCGTTTAGAATTGGCGCAAAAAGCGGACGTCGTTGCGATAGAATTCGCGAATATCGGCGACGCCGTGTCGACGAGCGCAGACGCGCTCCACGCCCAGGCCGAATGCAAAGCCGGTGACTTCTTCCGGATTGTATCCGACGGCCCGCAGCACGTGCGGATCGACCATGCCGGCCCCGCCCATTTCGACATAGCGCGTTTTGCCGCCGACGGTTTCCCAGGCCATGTCGACTTCTACGCTGGGCTCGGTGAACGGAAAAAAAGAGGGGCGAAAGCGAATGTGCACGTCGTGCCCCAAAAAACTGGCCGCGAACAGCCGGAGGACGCTTTTCAAATCGGCCATCGTGACATGCTTGTCGATCAGCAAGCCTTCGATTTGATGAAACATGGGGTAATGGGTGGCGTCGGCATCGTCGGGGCGGTACACCCGCCCCAGGGAAATGATTCGCACCGGCGGCGGTTGCTTTTCCATCACCCGAATTTGCACCGTGCTCGTTTGACTGCGCAGCAGCATTGGCCCCGTATTCCCGACATTGGCCGCCGCCAAATAAAAATTCTCGAGCGGATCGCGAGCCGGATGCGAAGCGGGAATGTTCAGGGCCTCGAAGTTGTGCCATTCGTCCTCGACTTCCGGGCCATCGGCCACGGTGAAGCCCAGCCGGCCCATGATGTCTTTCAGCTCTTCAATGGTCTGGGTCAGCGGATGCAAGTGCCCCATGAGGAGTGGATAGCGGCCTTTTTCCAATTCCCGTCCGCCAGGCAGCGTGGGATCGAATAGGGGCGCGCCGGGACTGCTATGCGTCGCCGCCCCGCCGGCTGCCAACCGCTCCTGTGCCGCCGCCAGCGCCGCTTCCAATTGAGTTTTGACTTCGTTGAAGCGCTTGCCCGCCGCCGGCTTGTCAGACCGTTCGACTTCGGCGAGACGCTGCTGAACAGATTTAAGCAATCCGTTTTTTGCGCCTAAGAATTCGATTCGCTGGTCTTCGAGTGTGGCAGCATCTTGCGCATCTCGAAAGGCGGCTATGCCTGCTGCAACTCCATTTAATTCACTCAAGAATTCATTTAACGTCATGTGAGGCCTCGCGCTGCCGATGAGCAGATTTCGAGCCTACCACAACCTGTGGATTTGCCGCCAGAGGGCGTTGAGATTAGCGACTTCAGCCCACCCGCGGAGAACTGGCCACAGGAATCATGTCAGGCAGCATTGCCAGCCAAGCGCGAACACGGCCGGGCACATCAACCTCGGTCGGCACTTGGCCGACGATGCGCAATTGCAGAGTCGAAAGCATGCGGTGCAGCGATTGCAAGCGGCTGAGCGCGTCGGCAAGAAATTGTGCGGTTTCGGCATCGTTCAAATTGTGGTGCAACAAATCAACGGATTCGGCCGTGCGATGTCGGGTTAATTGCACGAGCCGGCCGCAATGGGCCTTGTAGAGGCGGCCGTTCAGAAAGGCGCGGCGCAGTTGATTGGCCGCGTTGAACTGATACACGACTTGCTGGCCGAAGAAGAAGCTGGCGGCCCCATCGCGGCGAAAGCCGGCCACAATCGGCTCCTCGCAGCCCGCGGCCGCCAATTCGACGCGTGCCGCCAAAGCGGTGGCCTGGCGGAGCAAATCTTCGCGGTTTACTTCTTCGCGCGCCATCGGCGGAGCTCGGCAAGGTAAAGCATGGCACATTTCGCAATGCTGCCATTATCACGCGCAGAAAAAGAGGCGCGAAGCAGAATTTACGTGATCAGGGCCAGCTCGGAATCTTCCAATTCAGATTCCTCAGTTTTTTCGGTATGCTCAACCCGTGCAACTTTGTCGCGAATCGCGAAGAACGCTTGGATTACCTGCGGATCCCATTGGCAGGCCGCACCGTTTTGCAAAATGGCTTCCAATTTTTCGTCCGACATGCCTTTGCGGTACGGCCTGTCACGGGTCATGGCGTCAAATGCATCGGCCACCGCCACGATGCGGGCGTACAGCGGAATTTCCTGGCCGGCCAATCCCATGGGGTAACCCGACCCGTCCCACGACTCGTGATGATGGCGGACGACGGGCAAGACCTGATCGAGCTGCTTCAGGTCTTTGAGAATTCGGTATCCAATTTCCGCGTGCAGCTTGATGTGCTCGTATTCGGCGATGGTAAGCTTGCCGGGTTTGCGGAGCACTTGGTCGTCGATGCCGATCTTGCCGATGTCGTGCAAAAGTCCGCCCAGATACACGGTTTCCATTTCGTGTCGTTTGCAACCGAGTTGGTCGGCGAGCTGGACGGCGATTTGAGCCACCCGGGTACTGTGCCCACAGGTGTAGGGATCTTTGGCATCGATGGCGGAAGTCAAAGCTTGGACAACCCCGGCGAGAAAATCCGCCTGTTTTCGGTACAGATCCAAGTTGCCGGCATGAATTCCCAAAATGGTGGCAACGGAGGAAAGCAAGCTAATCTCGGACGATCCAAATTCGCTTTTTTGAACTTCGTTGAAGGCGGCCAGCCATCCGAATAGATTTTCGCCTTCCGTAAGCGGCACAATGACCGCTTGCTGGATCGCTGTCAGCGGCCAATTCGCGCCGCGCGAATCGGCATTAATCACCTGCGGACATTTTTGATCGACCAAATCCAAATGCTCGATCATGCGGCAAAACTGGTACCGGTCGATCGCACTGTGCCCGAATTGCAAATACGTAGATTGCCGAGAATTGTTTGCCGCGGCTTCGCCCTCTCCTTCCGTGCACGGCAAGAGCTCCAACACAAACCCGTCGGCGGCAATGGCCTCGGCCAGCCACGAAAGCGCTTTCTGGCCAAGATCTTCGATCGAATCCGATATTTTTAATTTTTGGGTCAGTCCATAGAGCAGGTTGAGCTCTTCGTAGGAGGCGGACAGGCGGGACGAAAGATCGTGAATTTCGCGCTGCATTTGAGAAGCGCGAAATTCCGAGGCGAAACGCGTAGCCGCCAGTTCCGCCAAGTGCAGCAGTCGATTGGAATCCCTAGCGCTTTGCCCAGCGGCCCAGAGGCGTGCCTCCTGGGCATCGCCCCCCAGCGAAGTGATCGCGCGCATGATGGTGGCTTCATCGGCGGAATGAATCAGAAATGTGGCCAGCGCCACATAGCGCGGCGGCTCGTCTTCCACCAAGGGAATGGCGAGCACCACGACGGGGTCTGACTCGGCAATATATTCCGCTCGGCCGTTTCGCAATACGGCGCGGCATAGTTCCAGTTGGTTTTGTAGATTACTGCCGGGCAAGAAATCTCCCCGGCATAAACAATCGCCGGTAACAACATCGAGGACAGAAAACTTGGCGTCGAAACACAACTCCAGCGATTGACACAAGTCCTGCAAGAGGCGGAGCCGATCTCCGGACTTAGTTGGTCCGGCACCGCGCTCCGCAGGCCCATCGCTATTGTGCGTGGATATTGATTGTATTTTCGATCCGATTTTGCTCATCACCGTTCCCTGTGCAATCCCATGAGAATGTGGGAGTTGCCACGTCGAGACGTAACATCACCCCAAGTTAGACCCGCCTTAGGTTTTTGGAACCCGAACGTCCTTCGGACCTTAAATGGCTGTCCATCTATGGTGGCGAAAGCATTGGGGATGACCCTTCAACACTCTACGTCAAAGGGGGAAACTGGCAAAAGCGATGGGTCAATTCGGAGCATTCTGAGCAATTTGCTTCTGAAATCAGCGAAATTCCAGCCGCCGAACCGTTTGAGCCAAACGCATTGGAACAACAAGAGGAACCGTTCCAAATGTAACAGTCGTGCGGACGGTTTCGGGTCGATTCTCCAACCCATCCGCTAGGGGAGACCGCAGGTCTGGCGACTCCAGGCACCCCTGGCGAGAACACTGGGCGCAAAAAAGAAGAATTCCAACGATGAATGGATGGCGAAAAAACACCTGAGAAGCCAGAGAAAACAGCTACGATTGCAACCGATTGCGGTAGCGTGCGCTGACCCGCTGCAGCAAAGAACGATCTTCGGGCGAGAGGCCGTGGATCCCCACTTCCTTGACGCGAATTAACACCTCGTCGACGCGTCGTTCTTCATCGGCTTCAATTTCGCGCATCCGCCGCTCCTTCATTTCTTGTCGCTGTTGCAGCCAACGGCGCATGGGCCCGGGACCGTGCTGGCGGCGCCGCGTTCCAGACGGCTGCTCCAAACTGGTGAAGCCTTGCGAAAAATCGTAGCCGAACAGATCATCGTCGGCGTCCTCATCGTCGACCCGCTGCACTTCCTGCTGCGAACTGAAGAACAAAAACAGGGCCATCAGCACCAGGGGCAACCACATGGGAATGGCGCGAAACTCGTTCGGCGGGTCGCGTAAAATCAAAGCCAGCAAACACAAGACCAGCGCGGTTAACATGCCACTGCGGCTTACCGTGCGGATAGCGCCCCGATAACCCATCACGGGCCAGAGCAAACTGCGTAGCGCACGGCCGCCATCCAGCATGGGGGCGGGAATTAAATTCACCAACAACAATAGCCAGTTGAACCAAAACGCCATTTTGAGGGCGACGATGCCCAGGGGACCGTTAAGCATTTCATCCGGATAGAGCGGATGCAGCAATATCTCTCCCAGATTGACCTCCTGAAGCATCAGTGCGGGGCCCAAGGCCAATAGCGCCAAAAAATGGACTAAGGGGCCCGCCGCCGCCACGGCGATTTCGCGGTTCGGCTCACGCGGCATGTTGGGTAAATGCAGTCCACCCAGTGGGCCAAGCACTACCAAGTCGACACTCCCCCCCAACTGCCGAGCCACCAAGGCATGCGCCAGTTCGTGTAATACCAGCGAAAACAGAAGCACGGCCGAAGCCAGCAATCCATACACCGAGCCGTCTTCCAACGTGCCCGAGTGCAGCACGTGTTCCACCTCACGCAGATGAATCAGCTGCGTGGCGAAGTACATCATTCCGACGAACACCAGCAGCAGCGAAGCGTGTACGTAAACCCGCACGCCTCCCCACAGGCCGCAGTTCAAACTCCATTGGGAATTGTCGCGCATCGTAGCAGTTCCGGCCGCAACCC encodes the following:
- the bshB1 gene encoding bacillithiol biosynthesis deacetylase BshB1; its protein translation is MLDLLVIAPHPDDAELGMGGSLLRFKDQGLRVGVLDLTDGEPTPYGTPELRARETAAATAILQLDWRENLGLPNRSLEATLEARRKLAEVFRRTKPKWLFAPYWVDAHPDHVAATQLVEAARFWSKLTKTDISGEPFHPARIFYYWCVHLRMIEPPTFVVDISPYWERKRAALECYASQFITGRPQESPTFIDRVRDQAAYWGWSIGTNYGEPFWSREPIGVTSLRDFV
- a CDS encoding aminotransferase class V-fold PLP-dependent enzyme → MWVRKRLDIRWSDLGSALRDCLTQWNRAALADDLEDLWSAACDAFACLSVRTGFDLWLKALALPPGSEVLVSAITIPDMVRIIEAHGLVPVPVDVDPDDLSVDRESLERAVSPRTRAILVAHLFGTRQPLEPILEVARQHGLFVAEDCAQAFAGRHYTGHPQADVTMFSFGTIKTATALGGALLCVRDAEVLSRMRQLEAEYPLQLREAFAKRVFKYGLMKLMSYGLPFAALVWTMRLLGQDPERFVTGLTRGFPGPELLPLIRRQPSAPLLALMHRRIAFFNRRTLARRTQRGERLLSLLPPTVPSTGSRSKEHSFWVFPVLHDEPDRLILRLFNAGFDASRAHSLYVVPPPADRPELRATMAEAMLPLIVNLPCYGEMPDFELRHLADEVSASVWPKTWPGPRVHTKSRSDVTPIGSRLQKGSP
- the xerC gene encoding tyrosine recombinase XerC codes for the protein MQNAIERFLQYLRVERNASELTIKSYREDLQCLVAYLTETGGPCPAPTAISTLDLRGYVASLHEANFAKTTIARRLASTRSFFRFGQREGWSTSNPAKPLRNPRKPRDLPHFLSSDELNRLLETPPANQPFGLRDRALLETLYSAGLRVSELVGLNDDDLDAAAGVIRVRGKGRKERLSPLGSFAEKAISRWMKVRKLEGALARQPRRPVFTNKFGRRLTTRSVGRLLEKYLKMAGLDRRTTPHTLRHSFATHLLDRGADIRSVQELLGHKSLATTQIYTHLSTAGIRKAYEKAHPRAK
- a CDS encoding response regulator transcription factor, with the protein product MSVKVLVADDHEVVRRGLASLLSGTDIKIVAEAKSGDEAVKLTKKHKPDVVLLDIRMPDSDGLEALERIRRDRPDQRVVMLSTYDNPTYVARAVAQGACDYVLKGSTKSELVSAINSAAAGQPATRTGELRRVQATMATRESSNDEDIPLTQRELQVLRHIALGLSNKEIGRSLGISVETVKEHVQNILRKIAVTDRTQAAVWAVRKSLV
- the pheS gene encoding phenylalanine--tRNA ligase subunit alpha, translating into MTLNEFLSELNGVAAGIAAFRDAQDAATLEDQRIEFLGAKNGLLKSVQQRLAEVERSDKPAAGKRFNEVKTQLEAALAAAQERLAAGGAATHSSPGAPLFDPTLPGGRELEKGRYPLLMGHLHPLTQTIEELKDIMGRLGFTVADGPEVEDEWHNFEALNIPASHPARDPLENFYLAAANVGNTGPMLLRSQTSTVQIRVMEKQPPPVRIISLGRVYRPDDADATHYPMFHQIEGLLIDKHVTMADLKSVLRLFAASFLGHDVHIRFRPSFFPFTEPSVEVDMAWETVGGKTRYVEMGGAGMVDPHVLRAVGYNPEEVTGFAFGLGVERVCARRHGVADIREFYRNDVRFLRQF
- a CDS encoding HD domain-containing phosphohydrolase, whose amino-acid sequence is MSKIGSKIQSISTHNSDGPAERGAGPTKSGDRLRLLQDLCQSLELCFDAKFSVLDVVTGDCLCRGDFLPGSNLQNQLELCRAVLRNGRAEYIAESDPVVVLAIPLVEDEPPRYVALATFLIHSADEATIMRAITSLGGDAQEARLWAAGQSARDSNRLLHLAELAATRFASEFRASQMQREIHDLSSRLSASYEELNLLYGLTQKLKISDSIEDLGQKALSWLAEAIAADGFVLELLPCTEGEGEAAANNSRQSTYLQFGHSAIDRYQFCRMIEHLDLVDQKCPQVINADSRGANWPLTAIQQAVIVPLTEGENLFGWLAAFNEVQKSEFGSSEISLLSSVATILGIHAGNLDLYRKQADFLAGVVQALTSAIDAKDPYTCGHSTRVAQIAVQLADQLGCKRHEMETVYLGGLLHDIGKIGIDDQVLRKPGKLTIAEYEHIKLHAEIGYRILKDLKQLDQVLPVVRHHHESWDGSGYPMGLAGQEIPLYARIVAVADAFDAMTRDRPYRKGMSDEKLEAILQNGAACQWDPQVIQAFFAIRDKVARVEHTEKTEESELEDSELALIT
- a CDS encoding site-2 protease family protein, whose amino-acid sequence is MRDNSQWSLNCGLWGGVRVYVHASLLLVFVGMMYFATQLIHLREVEHVLHSGTLEDGSVYGLLASAVLLFSLVLHELAHALVARQLGGSVDLVVLGPLGGLHLPNMPREPNREIAVAAAGPLVHFLALLALGPALMLQEVNLGEILLHPLYPDEMLNGPLGIVALKMAFWFNWLLLLVNLIPAPMLDGGRALRSLLWPVMGYRGAIRTVSRSGMLTALVLCLLALILRDPPNEFRAIPMWLPLVLMALFLFFSSQQEVQRVDDEDADDDLFGYDFSQGFTSLEQPSGTRRRQHGPGPMRRWLQQRQEMKERRMREIEADEERRVDEVLIRVKEVGIHGLSPEDRSLLQRVSARYRNRLQS